The DNA sequence CGAGCAGGCCCGGCGCCGCGAGGCCGGCTTCCACCGTCTCCGGGTCGGCCTTGCACACCACCCCGATCAGCACGCCCGCCTCGGCGAGCGCGGCGAGGAGCTGCTGGTAGAGCGCGTGCCCGTGGCTCTTCTGATCGAGGTCCCACGAGACGCCGGTCGATTCGCCCAGGACGCCGCGCCAGAGCGTGTCGTCGAGGTCCGTGATGAGCGCCTTCTTGGGCGCCGGCGGCGCGAGCAGCCGGACGAGCAGCTCGGCCAGGGCGGCGGCGTGCGCCCGGCGGTAGGGAAAGCCGAGCGTCAGGTACGACCGGACGTCGAGCCGCGTGCCGGGCGGCGAGAGGCCGTCCAGGCGCTGCGCGTCGACCAGGCGGACGCCCGGCAGGCGGACGAGTCCGGCGGCGAGCTCGGCCACGAGGCGACGGAGGTCGGTTGCGAGCTCGCTCGCCACCCAGCCCGGCGTGAACGACGCCGGCGGCAGCGGCAGCGTCGGCGCCGCGACCGCCACCGGCATCCGAGCCGCGAGCCGGCCGACGCCGGCGAGGATCGCGTCGCGCGCCCAGGCGGCCTGCGTCACCATGTCGGCCAGGTCGGCGGGCCGCCATCCCGCCGCCTCGCGCAGGCCGAGGCGCCGGTCGAGATCGGCCCACTCGAGGACGACGGCGGCGCCCTCGGCCTCCGCCCGGCCGCACCGCTCCAGGCCGCTCAGCAGATCGCCGGACGGGGCGGTCGCGAGCTCGACTCGATCCCCGGGCAGACGGCGCTGGAGCTCGGCGGCGACGAAGGTGCCGAGGTGCAGCGGGGTCGAGCCGCAGACGAGCACGTACCGCGCCACCCGTCCGGGGGCGGCGCGGGCGGCGTTGAGGACGGCGAGGGCCTCGGAGACGGTGCGGGCGCTCATCGCCCGTTCCCGTCGCGATACCAGAGCGCCAGGACCGGCGCGCGCAGCCGGCTCCAGCGGCGCCGGCCAAGGCAGGCCTTGGCGGCGTTCTTGGCCGCGTCCACCGTCCGCAGCCGCCAGAGCGCGCCGCGCTGGGCGTCGACGATCGCGGCGAACTCCTCGACCGGCATGCCGCGCCGGACGCCGACGCGCGGCATCGAGAGCGGCGGGTCCCCCGGGTGCCACCAGCCGACGCGGCTCGTGCAGAAGACGCGATAGCCGAGCTCGGCGAGGAGGGGCGCGAGCGCCGGCCGCTCCCAGCCGTGCGGCAGGGAGGCGGCGTGCACCGGCGCGCCGAGGCGATCCTCGAGGAGGCGCTTCGAATCGCCGAACTCCCGGCGCACCGCCTGCTCGTCGAGGGCGTCGAGGAAGGGGTGGGTCATCGAGTGGCTGCCGATCTCCATGCCGGCGGCGAGCATCTCGCGCACCTGCGCCCAGGTGACCTGACCGGGCCGGTCGATGCGGGTCGGGACGACGAAGAAGGTGGCGCGGAGGCCGAGCTCGACGAGCGCCGGAAAGGCGTACTCGTAGTCGCTCGCCGCGCCGTCGTCGAAGGTGAGGCTGAAGAAACCGCCGCCCAGCTCGCCGGGCACGCGGCTGACCGCCACGGCGCGCCGCGGCGAGTCGGCCGCCGCCAGCAGGTGGGCGCGGAACTCCCGGGGATCGAGCGCGTAGGGGCGGTGCGCCGGCGGCACGTCAGCGAGCCGGGAGGCGGGCACGACGTCGTGAAAGGCGAAGACCGCCGCGCGGGGTCTCATGCGGCCGCCTCCAGGCGCTCGGCGTACAGCCGCTCGAGGCGCGCCACCATCTGCTGCGCGCTGAACCCCTCCTCGACCGACCGCTGGGCCGCACGCCCGACGGCCGCCGCCCGCGCCGGGTCGGCAAGCAACCCGAGCACCGCAGCCGCGAGCGCCGCCGGGTCTCCCGGCGGCACGAGGATCCCGGTGCGCTCCGCGTCGACGGCCTCGCGCGTGCCGCCGACCGCGGTCGCCACCACCGGCCGCCCCGCGGCCATCGCCTCGAGGAGCGCGTTCGACATCCCCTCGGCGCGCGACGGCAGCAGGAAGACGTCCATCGCCGCGAGCGGCGTGCGCACGTCGGCCACCGCCCCCATGAAGTGCACGGTCTCGCCCAGGCCGAGGTCGGCAGCCTGCCGCTCGAGGCGGGCGCGCAGCGGGCCGTCGCCGACGATCAGCCCCTGCGGCCCGAGACCGTCCGCCAGCCCGCGCATCGCGCGCACCGCGAGGAGGAAGTCGCCGTGACCCTTGCGCTCCTCGAGGCGGCCGACCGTCCCGACCACCGGCCGCCGCGGGTCGAGCCCGAGCGCCGCCTTGGCGGCGGGCGGCCTCGGGCCGCCGCGCACGCGGTCGACGTCGATGCCGCTCGGGATGACCGCCCAGCGCCCGCGCACGCCGTGCGCCTGGGCCTCGCGGCGCAGCGCGTCCGCGTTGGCGACCACCGTGTCGACCAGACCCGCGATCACCCGCCAGGCGAGCCGAGCCTGCCGGTCGTCGCCCGTGAGGCTCCGCTTGCTCGCAAGGACGAGGCTCGCCCCGGCCAGCCGCCCGGCGACGGCGCCGACCAGCGCGGGACGCCACTGGTAGCCGTGCACGATGTCGGTGCGGGCGGCGCGCAGGAGGCGAGC is a window from the Deltaproteobacteria bacterium genome containing:
- a CDS encoding HAD-IIIC family phosphatase — translated: MSARTVSEALAVLNAARAAPGRVARYVLVCGSTPLHLGTFVAAELQRRLPGDRVELATAPSGDLLSGLERCGRAEAEGAAVVLEWADLDRRLGLREAAGWRPADLADMVTQAAWARDAILAGVGRLAARMPVAVAAPTLPLPPASFTPGWVASELATDLRRLVAELAAGLVRLPGVRLVDAQRLDGLSPPGTRLDVRSYLTLGFPYRRAHAAALAELLVRLLAPPAPKKALITDLDDTLWRGVLGESTGVSWDLDQKSHGHALYQQLLAALAEAGVLIGVVCKADPETVEAGLAAPGLLVPRERLFPVEAHWEPKSVSVERILRAWNLGADGVVFVDDSAAELAEVAAVHPDVACLRFPTGDDGAVYAVLEELRDLFGKPILSEEDALRARTVGGVPPDLPPVTSGAERQDAFLARAEQELVVLPAPVVGDPRPLELVNKTNQFNLNGRRYTEGEWRALLGREGAFAVLLAYRDRYGPLGKVSVLAGRLAGRRLRVDTWVLSCRAFSRRIEWATLDFLFDRLKILDIAFAYAPTPKNHLVADFLRSLADEEPGTEACVTAERFAARKPRLFVRCHTGESA
- a CDS encoding polysaccharide deacetylase family protein, translating into MRPRAAVFAFHDVVPASRLADVPPAHRPYALDPREFRAHLLAAADSPRRAVAVSRVPGELGGGFFSLTFDDGAASDYEYAFPALVELGLRATFFVVPTRIDRPGQVTWAQVREMLAAGMEIGSHSMTHPFLDALDEQAVRREFGDSKRLLEDRLGAPVHAASLPHGWERPALAPLLAELGYRVFCTSRVGWWHPGDPPLSMPRVGVRRGMPVEEFAAIVDAQRGALWRLRTVDAAKNAAKACLGRRRWSRLRAPVLALWYRDGNGR
- a CDS encoding glycosyltransferase codes for the protein MTRVAYFAPLLYTGGTQRHLQQVLRHLDPRRFVAHVYTLRPGGELAAEFRDAGVPVTSLDLGHRLATPQALRGLVRAARLLRAARTDIVHGYQWRPALVGAVAGRLAGASLVLASKRSLTGDDRQARLAWRVIAGLVDTVVANADALRREAQAHGVRGRWAVIPSGIDVDRVRGGPRPPAAKAALGLDPRRPVVGTVGRLEERKGHGDFLLAVRAMRGLADGLGPQGLIVGDGPLRARLERQAADLGLGETVHFMGAVADVRTPLAAMDVFLLPSRAEGMSNALLEAMAAGRPVVATAVGGTREAVDAERTGILVPPGDPAALAAAVLGLLADPARAAAVGRAAQRSVEEGFSAQQMVARLERLYAERLEAAA